In Athalia rosae chromosome 6, iyAthRosa1.1, whole genome shotgun sequence, one DNA window encodes the following:
- the LOC105688594 gene encoding dnaJ homolog subfamily A member 1 yields the protein MVKETTFYDVLGVKPGCTQDDLKKAYRKLALKYHPDKNPNEGERFKQISQAYEVLSNPEKKRIYDQGGEQALKEGGMSSGNFSSPMDIFDMFFGGGLGGGRGTRRRERKGQDVIHQLSVTLEELYKGTVRKLALQKNVICDKCEGIGGKKGSVEQCPTCSGTGLQIQIQQLAPGMIQQLQSMCSDCKGQGERINPRDRCKHCNGRKTVRDRKILEVHVDKGMVDGQKITFTGEGDQEPELEPGDIVILLDEKEHEVFKRSGNDLIMRMQLELVEALCGFQKVIRTLDERDLVVTCIPGEVTKHGDIKCVLNEGMPVYKDPFTRGRLIIQFVVNFPKTIDPVVIATLEQCLPPREEVMIPDGAEECLLTDLDPEQESRRRNTRQAYEEDEGGPSRVQCATH from the exons ATGGTGAAGGAAACAACGTTTTACGACGTTCTTGGCGTGAAACCTGGCTGCACTCAGGATGATCTGAAAAAAGCTTACAGGAAATTGGCCCTGAAGTATCATCCTGATAAAAATCCCAATGAAGGGGAACGG TTTAAACAAATATCACAAGCCTATGAAGTCTTGTCGAATCCGGAAAAGAAGCGCATCTATGATCAGGGAGGAGAACAAGCTTTGAAAGAAGGAGGAATGAGCAGCGGCAACTTCTCCTCTCCGATGGATATCTTTGATATGTTCTTTGGGGGCGGATTAGGTGGGGGCAGAGGTACCCGACGACGGGAGCGTAAAGGGCAAGATGTCATTCATCAACTATCCGTAACTCTGGAAGAACTTTACAAAGGCACAGTCCGCAAGCTTGCTCTGCAAAAAAACGTGATTTGCGACAAGTGCGAAG GAATTGGTGGCAAGAAGGGATCGGTCGAGCAATGCCCTACCTGCTCAGGTACAGGTCTGCAGATTCAAATTCAGCAGCTCGCACCAGGCATGATCCAGCAGTTACAGTCCATGTGCTCTGACTGCAAGGGTCAAGGTGAACGCATTAACCCTCGTGATCGCTGCAAACACTGCAATGGACGGAAGACTGTGCGTGATAGAAAAATACTGGAGGTACATGTTGACAAGGGTATGGTAGATGGGCAGAAAATTACATTCACCGGAGAAGGTGATCAAGAACCAGAGCTGGAACCCGGTGACATTGTAATTCTCCTCGATGAGAAGGAACACGAAGTATTCAA ACGATCAGGCAATGACCTCATCATGCGAATGCAGCTGGAGCTTGTTGAGGCGTTGTGCGGGTTCCAAAAGGTAATCCGTACCCTGGATGAACGTGATTTAGTGGTGACATGTATCCCTGGTGAAGTAACGAAACACGGAGACATTAAGTGTGTGTTGAACGAGGGGATGCCAGTTTATAAGGATCCATTCACACGAGGTCGCCTCATTATTCAATTCGTCGTTAACTTCCCGAAAACCATCGATCCCGTAGTTATAGCCACCCTTGAACAATGTCTCCCTCCCAGAGAAGAGGTCATGATACCCGACGGAGCTGAGGAATGTTTGTTGACCGACTTGGATCCTGAGCAAGAATCCAGACGGCGAAACACACGTCAAGCTTACGAGGAAGACGAAGGGGGACCTTCGCGCGTACAGTGCGCCACGCACTAA
- the LOC105688588 gene encoding uncharacterized protein LOC105688588 isoform X3 codes for MHLETFRRTGVAFCLVFALSRSFVDPAPLGGTADTPTGSVHEDSDVEQLHTLKHTIGNTLAAMKAQAVAHATQVAKAAEATAETVADLAVETAEANRTTALNSPQDTGTLSGIVEETKTSHGFPASSTSVPRPLPPSLVPRGQVEVVHGEHQRQNIQASMAAETASAESGSVSADSKIASGSQPPEQLTLNGQRRAYAQRDLSNAIDRMDKLAAYPSVQYSPIDMAEYVFRTGDEKGVASAVHEFILHGLLGRSTLVQKAFDNVERQGQSQGMPKDYQDMIEPLKKRLVIEPVSDIQGNNLIQQSIQDVPLAGNGAGVSGVGAMEVGAGIFPEDADYEELLERLRVADFLYTQYTLEEVIYQLANVMFAQSLARGSVQVQEALQKFTSFLESEAAQGRISIPLEKKVLDVLIASLSDTLTKHPDLVAAAREGLGGPALQPSGRFLQELLMSRVQTPRFPNQESLRISHEPPAQLGIQKYIHGA; via the exons ATGCACCTGGAAACGTTCCGGAGGACGGGAGTGGCATTTTGCCTCGTCTTCGCCCTATCGAGGAGTTTCGTCGACCCGGCACCACTCGGTGGCACCGCAG ATACACCGACTGGCAGTGTACACGAG GATTCGGATGTCGAACAGCTACACACATTGAAGCATACGATCG GAAACACCCTGGCAGCTATGAAAGCTCAGGCTGTGGCTCACGCAACCCAGGTGGCGAAAGCTGCTGAAGCGACCGCGGAAACGGTTGCTGATCTTGCGGTCGAGACGGCAGAAGCGAATCGCACCACTGCGCTTAATTCGCCCCAGGACACCG GAACGCTTTCGGGCATTGTCGAGGAGACGAAAACTTCTCACGGATTCCCGGCGTCTTCTACGTCTGTTCCTAGACCACTGCCGCCTTCTTTGGTTCCCAGGGGCCAGGTCGAGGTGGTTCACGGTGAGCACCAACGGCAAAATATCCAAGCGTCGATGGCCGCTGAAACTGCATCCGCGGAATCGGGTTCAGTTAGTGCCGATTCGAAAATTGCTTCCGGTTCCCAGCCACCCGAACAGCTCACCTTGAATGGACAACGACGTGCCTACGCTCAGCGAGATCTTTCGAATGCc ATCGACAGGATGGATAAACTCGCGGCGTACCCGAGTGTTCAATACTCACCGATTGATATGGCCGAGTACGTTTTCAGAACCGGGGACGAAAAGGGCGTAGCTTCAGCCGTCCACGAGTTCATTCTACACGGTTTG CTGGGAAGGTCGACTCTGGTTCAAAAAGCTTTCGATAACGTGGAGAGACAGGGGCAAAGTCAAGGGATGCCCAAGGACTACCAGGACATGATCGAGCCCCTGAAAAAGAGACTAGTGATAGAACCCGTCAGTG ACATTCAGGGAAACAATTTAATCCAACAATCTATCCAAGATGTACCACTAGCCGGCAATGGAGCCGGGGTTTCAGGGGTCGGAGCGATGGAAGTTGGGGCGGGGATATTCCCAGAAGATGCCGACTACGAAGAACTCTTGGAGAGATTGAGAGTAGCGGACTTCCTGTACACGCAGTACACCCTCGAGGAGGTGATCTATCAGCTGGCAAACGTCATGTTCGCACAATCGCTCGCCAGGG GTAGTGTGCAGGTACAGGAAGCTCTTCAAAAGTTCACGAGTTTTCTCGAGTCGGAAGCCGCTCAAGGTCGCATATCCATACCACTGGAGAAGAAAGTGCTCG ACGTTTTGATCGCTTCTCTCTCGGACACGTTGACGAAGCACCCCGACCTGGTAGCAGCGGCACGCGAAGGACTCGGGGGTCCGGCTCTCCAGCCAAGCGGACGTTTTCTCCAGGAATTGTTGATGTCGCGAGTACAAACCCCACGGTTTCCGAACCAAGAGTCCCTCAGAATCAGCCACGAGCCTCCCGCCCAGCTGGGAATTCAAAAATACATTCACGGAGCGTAG
- the LOC105688588 gene encoding uncharacterized protein LOC105688588 isoform X1, with translation MHLETFRRTGVAFCLVFALSRSFVDPAPLGGTADTPTGSVHEDSDVEQLHTLKHTIGNTLAAMKAQAVAHATQVAKAAEATAETVADLAVETAEANRTTALNSPQDTGTLSGIVEETKTSHGFPASSTSVPRPLPPSLVPRGQVEVVHGEHQRQNIQASMAAETASAESGSVSADSKIASGSQPPEQLTLNGQRRAYAQRDLSNAIDRMDKLAAYPSVQYSPIDMAEYVFRTGDEKGVASAVHEFILHGLLTREEAITFLQEVRYNLDYLQTHYSRSKLGRSTLVQKAFDNVERQGQSQGMPKDYQDMIEPLKKRLVIEPVSDIQGNNLIQQSIQDVPLAGNGAGVSGVGAMEVGAGIFPEDADYEELLERLRVADFLYTQYTLEEVIYQLANVMFAQSLARGSVQVQEALQKFTSFLESEAAQGRISIPLEKKVLDVLIASLSDTLTKHPDLVAAAREGLGGPALQPSGRFLQELLMSRVQTPRFPNQESLRISHEPPAQLGIQKYIHGA, from the exons ATGCACCTGGAAACGTTCCGGAGGACGGGAGTGGCATTTTGCCTCGTCTTCGCCCTATCGAGGAGTTTCGTCGACCCGGCACCACTCGGTGGCACCGCAG ATACACCGACTGGCAGTGTACACGAG GATTCGGATGTCGAACAGCTACACACATTGAAGCATACGATCG GAAACACCCTGGCAGCTATGAAAGCTCAGGCTGTGGCTCACGCAACCCAGGTGGCGAAAGCTGCTGAAGCGACCGCGGAAACGGTTGCTGATCTTGCGGTCGAGACGGCAGAAGCGAATCGCACCACTGCGCTTAATTCGCCCCAGGACACCG GAACGCTTTCGGGCATTGTCGAGGAGACGAAAACTTCTCACGGATTCCCGGCGTCTTCTACGTCTGTTCCTAGACCACTGCCGCCTTCTTTGGTTCCCAGGGGCCAGGTCGAGGTGGTTCACGGTGAGCACCAACGGCAAAATATCCAAGCGTCGATGGCCGCTGAAACTGCATCCGCGGAATCGGGTTCAGTTAGTGCCGATTCGAAAATTGCTTCCGGTTCCCAGCCACCCGAACAGCTCACCTTGAATGGACAACGACGTGCCTACGCTCAGCGAGATCTTTCGAATGCc ATCGACAGGATGGATAAACTCGCGGCGTACCCGAGTGTTCAATACTCACCGATTGATATGGCCGAGTACGTTTTCAGAACCGGGGACGAAAAGGGCGTAGCTTCAGCCGTCCACGAGTTCATTCTACACGGTTTG CTGACACGTGAGGAGGCCATCACATTCTTACAAGAGGTCAGGTACAACCTCGATTATTTGCAGACGCATTACAGTCGGAGCAAG CTGGGAAGGTCGACTCTGGTTCAAAAAGCTTTCGATAACGTGGAGAGACAGGGGCAAAGTCAAGGGATGCCCAAGGACTACCAGGACATGATCGAGCCCCTGAAAAAGAGACTAGTGATAGAACCCGTCAGTG ACATTCAGGGAAACAATTTAATCCAACAATCTATCCAAGATGTACCACTAGCCGGCAATGGAGCCGGGGTTTCAGGGGTCGGAGCGATGGAAGTTGGGGCGGGGATATTCCCAGAAGATGCCGACTACGAAGAACTCTTGGAGAGATTGAGAGTAGCGGACTTCCTGTACACGCAGTACACCCTCGAGGAGGTGATCTATCAGCTGGCAAACGTCATGTTCGCACAATCGCTCGCCAGGG GTAGTGTGCAGGTACAGGAAGCTCTTCAAAAGTTCACGAGTTTTCTCGAGTCGGAAGCCGCTCAAGGTCGCATATCCATACCACTGGAGAAGAAAGTGCTCG ACGTTTTGATCGCTTCTCTCTCGGACACGTTGACGAAGCACCCCGACCTGGTAGCAGCGGCACGCGAAGGACTCGGGGGTCCGGCTCTCCAGCCAAGCGGACGTTTTCTCCAGGAATTGTTGATGTCGCGAGTACAAACCCCACGGTTTCCGAACCAAGAGTCCCTCAGAATCAGCCACGAGCCTCCCGCCCAGCTGGGAATTCAAAAATACATTCACGGAGCGTAG
- the LOC105688588 gene encoding uncharacterized protein LOC105688588 isoform X2, with amino-acid sequence METCLIRRFMMPRWGNKGNTPTGSVHEDSDVEQLHTLKHTIGNTLAAMKAQAVAHATQVAKAAEATAETVADLAVETAEANRTTALNSPQDTGTLSGIVEETKTSHGFPASSTSVPRPLPPSLVPRGQVEVVHGEHQRQNIQASMAAETASAESGSVSADSKIASGSQPPEQLTLNGQRRAYAQRDLSNAIDRMDKLAAYPSVQYSPIDMAEYVFRTGDEKGVASAVHEFILHGLLTREEAITFLQEVRYNLDYLQTHYSRSKLGRSTLVQKAFDNVERQGQSQGMPKDYQDMIEPLKKRLVIEPVSDIQGNNLIQQSIQDVPLAGNGAGVSGVGAMEVGAGIFPEDADYEELLERLRVADFLYTQYTLEEVIYQLANVMFAQSLARGSVQVQEALQKFTSFLESEAAQGRISIPLEKKVLDVLIASLSDTLTKHPDLVAAAREGLGGPALQPSGRFLQELLMSRVQTPRFPNQESLRISHEPPAQLGIQKYIHGA; translated from the exons ATGGAGACGTGTCTCATCCGACGTTTTATGATGCCGCGATGGGGGAATAAGGGAA ATACACCGACTGGCAGTGTACACGAG GATTCGGATGTCGAACAGCTACACACATTGAAGCATACGATCG GAAACACCCTGGCAGCTATGAAAGCTCAGGCTGTGGCTCACGCAACCCAGGTGGCGAAAGCTGCTGAAGCGACCGCGGAAACGGTTGCTGATCTTGCGGTCGAGACGGCAGAAGCGAATCGCACCACTGCGCTTAATTCGCCCCAGGACACCG GAACGCTTTCGGGCATTGTCGAGGAGACGAAAACTTCTCACGGATTCCCGGCGTCTTCTACGTCTGTTCCTAGACCACTGCCGCCTTCTTTGGTTCCCAGGGGCCAGGTCGAGGTGGTTCACGGTGAGCACCAACGGCAAAATATCCAAGCGTCGATGGCCGCTGAAACTGCATCCGCGGAATCGGGTTCAGTTAGTGCCGATTCGAAAATTGCTTCCGGTTCCCAGCCACCCGAACAGCTCACCTTGAATGGACAACGACGTGCCTACGCTCAGCGAGATCTTTCGAATGCc ATCGACAGGATGGATAAACTCGCGGCGTACCCGAGTGTTCAATACTCACCGATTGATATGGCCGAGTACGTTTTCAGAACCGGGGACGAAAAGGGCGTAGCTTCAGCCGTCCACGAGTTCATTCTACACGGTTTG CTGACACGTGAGGAGGCCATCACATTCTTACAAGAGGTCAGGTACAACCTCGATTATTTGCAGACGCATTACAGTCGGAGCAAG CTGGGAAGGTCGACTCTGGTTCAAAAAGCTTTCGATAACGTGGAGAGACAGGGGCAAAGTCAAGGGATGCCCAAGGACTACCAGGACATGATCGAGCCCCTGAAAAAGAGACTAGTGATAGAACCCGTCAGTG ACATTCAGGGAAACAATTTAATCCAACAATCTATCCAAGATGTACCACTAGCCGGCAATGGAGCCGGGGTTTCAGGGGTCGGAGCGATGGAAGTTGGGGCGGGGATATTCCCAGAAGATGCCGACTACGAAGAACTCTTGGAGAGATTGAGAGTAGCGGACTTCCTGTACACGCAGTACACCCTCGAGGAGGTGATCTATCAGCTGGCAAACGTCATGTTCGCACAATCGCTCGCCAGGG GTAGTGTGCAGGTACAGGAAGCTCTTCAAAAGTTCACGAGTTTTCTCGAGTCGGAAGCCGCTCAAGGTCGCATATCCATACCACTGGAGAAGAAAGTGCTCG ACGTTTTGATCGCTTCTCTCTCGGACACGTTGACGAAGCACCCCGACCTGGTAGCAGCGGCACGCGAAGGACTCGGGGGTCCGGCTCTCCAGCCAAGCGGACGTTTTCTCCAGGAATTGTTGATGTCGCGAGTACAAACCCCACGGTTTCCGAACCAAGAGTCCCTCAGAATCAGCCACGAGCCTCCCGCCCAGCTGGGAATTCAAAAATACATTCACGGAGCGTAG